In the Streptomyces sp. NBC_00525 genome, one interval contains:
- a CDS encoding shikimate dehydrogenase, which translates to MAFNDGPRRAAVLGSPIAHSLSPVLHRAAYAELGLDHWSYDRFEVDEQALPGFIEGLDGTWAGLSLTMPLKRAVIPLLDGISDTAASVETVNTVILGEDGRRTGDNTDIPGMAAALRERGVEKVESAAILGAGATASSALAALAGICAGPVTAYVRSDARAEEMRGWGERLGVDVRTADWADADRALTEPLVIATTPAGAADALAGAVPEHPGTLFDVLYEPWPTRLAAAWAAHGGAVVGGLDLLVHQAVLQVELMTGRSPAPLAAMRKAGEAALAAR; encoded by the coding sequence ATGGCCTTCAATGACGGGCCGCGCCGCGCGGCCGTTCTCGGTTCGCCCATCGCCCACTCGCTCTCCCCGGTCCTGCACCGGGCCGCGTACGCCGAGCTGGGGCTCGACCACTGGTCGTACGACCGGTTCGAGGTCGACGAGCAGGCGCTGCCCGGCTTCATCGAGGGGCTGGACGGCACCTGGGCGGGGCTCTCGCTCACCATGCCGCTCAAGCGCGCCGTCATCCCGCTGCTCGACGGAATCAGCGACACCGCCGCCTCCGTCGAAACGGTCAACACCGTGATCCTCGGCGAGGACGGCCGCCGCACCGGTGACAACACCGACATCCCCGGCATGGCCGCCGCCCTGCGCGAACGCGGCGTCGAGAAGGTGGAGTCCGCCGCCATCCTCGGCGCAGGCGCCACCGCGTCCTCCGCCCTGGCCGCGCTGGCCGGAATCTGCGCCGGACCCGTCACCGCCTACGTGCGCAGCGACGCCCGCGCCGAGGAGATGCGCGGCTGGGGCGAACGGCTCGGCGTCGACGTGCGCACCGCCGACTGGGCCGACGCCGACCGCGCGCTGACCGAACCCCTCGTCATCGCCACCACCCCCGCCGGCGCGGCCGACGCGCTGGCCGGGGCCGTCCCCGAGCACCCCGGCACGCTCTTCGACGTGCTGTACGAGCCGTGGCCCACCCGGCTCGCCGCAGCCTGGGCCGCACACGGCGGCGCGGTCGTCGGAGGCCTCGACCTCCTCGTCCACCAGGCCGTCCTCCAGGTGGAGCTGATGACGGGCCGCTCACCGGCTCCGCTCGCCGCCATGCGCAAGGCCGGGGAAGCGGCGCTGGCCGCCCGCTGA